One genomic region from Bufo bufo chromosome 3, aBufBuf1.1, whole genome shotgun sequence encodes:
- the SUMF2 gene encoding inactive C-alpha-formylglycine-generating enzyme 2: MTPSAGGRVLSLLLLLWAIQGQGENDLIVQIRGGKFTMGSNAPDSKDGEGPTKQVTVKQFAIDKFPVTNKDFREFVRATKYKSEAETFGWSFVFEDFVSDELKKKVTQKLESAPWWLPIERAFWRQPTGPGSSIKEKLDFPVLQVSWNDAQAYCKWLGMRLPTEEEWEFAARGGLKGNTYPWGNTFEKNRSNLWQGKFPTLDTAEDGYHGVSPVHAFPAQNAYGLYDMLGNAWEWTSTEYMRSGQKMYVLRGASWIDTQDGSANHKARVTTRMGNTPDSASDNLSFRCATSQSTNHGKEDL; this comes from the exons ATGACCCCGAGCGCCGGCGGCCGCGTCCTcagcctcctgctgctgctgtgggcGATACAAG GTCAGGGAGAAAATGATTTAATAGTGCAAATCAGAGGTGGAAAGTTCACTATGGGATCAAATGCTCCAGACAGCAAAGATGGAGAAGGACCAACCAAACAAGTGACTGTAAAGCAGTTTGCAATTGACAAGTTTCCTGTCACCAACAAGGATTTTAG GGAATTTGTAAGAGCGACAAAGTACAAGTCAGAAGCGGAGACGTTTGGCTGGAGCTTTGTGTTTGAGGATTTTGTATCAGATGAGCTCAAAAAGAAAGTAACCCAGAAGCTGGAG TCGGCACCATGGTGGCTTCCTATAGAAAGAGCCTTTTGGCGTCAG CCAACTGGACCAGGATCGAGTATCAAGGAGAAGCTGGATTTCCCTGTGCTGCAGGTTAGCTGGAATGATGCCCAGGCCTACTGTAAGTGGCTCGGGATGAGGTTGCCAACAGAGGAAGAATGGGAATTTGCGGCCAGAGGAGGACTTAAAG GGAACACCTATCCGTGGGGGaacacctttgagaaaaatagaAGCAATCTTTGGCAG GGTAAATTCCCTACTCTGGATACTGCTGAGGATGGTTATCATGGTGTATCACCAGTACATGCATTCCCTGCCCAGAATGCTTATG GTCTATATGATATGCTGGGGAACGCCTGGGAGTGGACATCTACGGAATATATGCGAAGTGGGCAAAAGATGTATGTCCTACGTGGGGCGTCTTGGATTGATACACAGGATGGTTCAGCCAATCATAAAGCTCGAGTGACCACCAG AATGGGCAATACCCCAGACTCTGCTTCAGATAACCTGAGCTTTCGCTGTGCTACTTCCCAGTCTACAAATCATGGAAAAGAAGACCTTTGA